A segment of the Methanomassiliicoccaceae archaeon DOK genome:
TTCTCGTCGGATTTCTCGTTCCTGTAGGGGGCGAGCTGCTCCTTCAGGGCGGTGACCTTCTGGTTCCACTCGTCCCTGAGCTCCTTCGTCTCCCTGACCTTCTGGTTGAGCGAGTCGCGCTCCTCCCTGCACTTGCCTGCCTCGTCCACGAGCTCCCTGACCTGGGCGTTGAGGGCGTCCCTCTTCGCTTTCCACTCTTTGGTCTGGTTGTTGAGCTCGTCCCTGAGCTTTCTGTGCCTCTCGGCATCCTCGTTGACAATGTCGCGCTTCTCCTCAAGGGCCTCAATGGTCTCTTCGGAAACGACATTGCTCTCTGCAGTCTCCTCAACAGCGGGGACGGCTTCAGTCGTTTCCTGTACCTCTGCTGCCTGCTGCTCTACCTGAGAATCCTGCTGCTGAACTTCCTCCACAAAATCTTCCATAAATTTTCACACCTATGTTCAACGCGGCCATGATCGAAAGCATGACCCACTTGCGAGAACGGCTATCAATATTTCCCTTATAAGGATTTCCATACCTTGTTACGCACGCACCTAAACAAAGTAGTAAAGGCACGTTGTCGGGAAGGGCCTCATCCCCACATGGCCCCGGGTCTATATATCCGGAACCGTCCGCGGGCGACGCGGGATGTCGGCGCATGTAATTTATATTTAAAATCAATCCGCGCACACGATCAACATGAGCAACGTCTGTCCCCTTGACTACCGCTACGGCCGCGAAGACATGAAGGCCGTCTTCAGCGAGGAGAGCCGCATCTTATACCAGATGCAGGTGGAGGCCGCCCTGGCCCGCGCACACGCGTCCCTCGGGACCATACCTCAGGAAGCCGCCGACGAGATCACCAGGGTCGCGAGCCTCGACGTCGTCAGCGTGGAGAGGATCAAGGAGATCGAGAAGGACACCAGGCACGACCTGATGGCGATGGTCAAGGCGATGACCGAGAAGTGCGAGGGCGACGCGGGCAAGTACGTGCACCTGGGCGCCACCTCCAACGACATCGTCGACACGGCCACCGCGCTCCAGATGAAGGCAGCGCTGGAGATCGTCATGGAGGACGTGGACAACTTCACCATGACCCTGGCGAAAATCGCCAAGAGGGAGAGGGACACCCTCGAGATCGGAAGGACGCACGCTCAGTTCGCCATACCCATCACATTCGGGTTCAAGATCGCAGGATACATCGCCGAGATGCTCAGGCACAGGCAGAGGATCATCGACGCCATGCCCAGGATCTGCGCAGGCAAGATGGCCGGGGCCGTCGGCACCGGAGCCGCACTCGGGAAGAACTTCTTCGAGATCCAGAAGAGGGTCATGCAGGACCTCGAGCTCACCTACGAGCCGGCCGCGACGCAGGTCGTCGGACGCGACAGGTACACCGAGTGCATCTGCATCATGGCAAACATCGCCACCTCCCTGGAGAGGTACGGAACCGAGGTCAGGAACCTCCAGAGGTCCGAGATCGGCGAGGCGTCCGAGTACTTCGACGTCGAGAAGCAGGTCGGGTCCTCCACCATGGCGCAGAAGAGGAACCCCATGAACTCCGAGAACGTCTGCGGTCTGGCACGTGTCATCCGCGGCTTCGTGACCCCCACTTTCGAGAGCCAGGTGCTCTGGCACGAGAGGGACCTGTCCAACTCGTCCACCGAGAGGTTCACGCTCCCCCATGTGTTCATACTCCTCGACGAGATCCTCAAGAAGATGACCTGGGTCTTCGACGGCCTCGAGGTCCACCGCGACAAGATGCTCGCCAACATCGAGTCCTCCCGCGGACTGGTCATGGCCGAGCCGCTCATGATGAAGCTCACCGAGAAGGGCATCGGAAGGCAGGACGCCCACGAGATCATCCGCTCCTCCGCGATGGTCGCGGAGGACCAGAACAGGCACCTCAGGGACGTGCTCCTGGAGAGGAAGGACCTGAAGGGCATCCTCACCGAGCAGGAGATCATCGACACCATGGACGCCGCCAACTACGTCGGGGGAGCCAGGGAGATCGTCGACAAGATGGTCAGCGCCGCCGAAGAGACCATCGGAAGGACCGCGGAGTGATCCCGATGGACAAGGTCAAACAGGGCCTGCTCCTGGGCGCGATCGTTGGGTTCTTCCTCGCGCTGTTCATGATAAACTACTCGGGCAGATGGTGGTGGATCATCATGGTCCCGCTGGTCGCCATAATGGGCGCCGCCCCGCAGTACCTCAGACCCAAGGACATGGACGACGACGATTGAGCGTCGCGTCCGGCTCAGAATTTTAACCGAGGGGGAGAACCCCCTCGTTCATGTTTACGGACCGTCACTCGACGGGCTTTCCGGCGTGGTCGCCGGGCGTCACGTAGTAGACCTCGTCGACGGTCATCTTCACGAGGTGCTTCGCGGGGAAGATCTCCTTGATGGAGTGGGCGAATGCGACGGCGGCCTCATAGTCGGCCCCGGAGTCCTCGACCTTCAGGGAGCCCTTGATCTGCCAGGACTCCTTGCACTCGGGGTTCCACACGTAGAACGCCGCCCTGGGGTTCTCCTTCATGTTGGCGATGGTCTTGCCGAAGTAGTTGTCGATGATCCAGACCGTCCCGTCCTCCTTGGGTATGAGCATCCCGACGGGTACGACGTTGGGAACGCCGTCCTTGGACGCCGTGGCCACGGAGTAGACCTTCTGCTTCTTCATCTGTTCCAGGATCTCTGGTGTCAGCTTTGCCATGATGGTGAATGGCCTCTGCAGTATATAGGGGGCTCAGTTCCTCCCGAGGACCTGCGCTATGTACCTTCCGGTAATGCTCGCCGGATCGGACGCCACACGGTCGGGGGTGCCACAAGACACCACCCTCCCGCCCGACTCCCCTCCTCCCGGACCCATGTCGATTACGTAGTCCGCGTTGGAGATGAGGTCGAGGTCGTGCTCTATCACCACTAGCGTGGCGCCGTCGTCCATCAGACGCTGGAACACCCCTATGAGCGTCCTGACGTCCCTCGGGTGGAGGCCCACCGTGGGCTCGTCGAAGACGAACACGGTGCCGTGCTGGCTCTTGCCCATCTCCGATGCCAGCTTCAGCCTCTGGGCCTCCCCTCCGGAGAGCGCGGGGGTGGACTCGCCGAGAGTGAGGTATCCGAGGCCTATCTCGGACAGCACCCTGAGACGCTCGGCGACCTTGGTCCCTCCGAGGGCCTGCAGCGCCTCGTCCACCGTCATGGACATGAGCTCGGGCAGGGTGTGCGGCTCGGCTCCCTTCGGAGCGTACGAGAAGCGGTCCGCCTCCTTCGAGTACCTAGATCCGCCGCAGGACGGGCAGACGATGTCCACGTCCGGCAGAAACTGGACGTCCAGAGTGATCTGCCCGGTGCCGTCGCACTCAGGGCATCTCAGCCTCCCCGTGTTGTAGGAGAAGTCGCCCGCACCGTAACCAGCCTCCTTGGATGCCGCACCCCTGGCGAAGGTGCGTCTGAGATCGTCAAGAACCCCGCTGTACGTGGCTACCGTGGAGCGGACGTTCGTGCCGATCGGGGTGGCGTCTATGACGTTGACACGCCTGACACCACCCGCCTCGACGGATTCGACGTGCTCCGGCAACGGCATCCCG
Coding sequences within it:
- a CDS encoding pyridoxamine 5-phosphate oxidase, which codes for MAKLTPEILEQMKKQKVYSVATASKDGVPNVVPVGMLIPKEDGTVWIIDNYFGKTIANMKENPRAAFYVWNPECKESWQIKGSLKVEDSGADYEAAVAFAHSIKEIFPAKHLVKMTVDEVYYVTPGDHAGKPVE
- a CDS encoding adenylosuccinate lyase — encoded protein: MSNVCPLDYRYGREDMKAVFSEESRILYQMQVEAALARAHASLGTIPQEAADEITRVASLDVVSVERIKEIEKDTRHDLMAMVKAMTEKCEGDAGKYVHLGATSNDIVDTATALQMKAALEIVMEDVDNFTMTLAKIAKRERDTLEIGRTHAQFAIPITFGFKIAGYIAEMLRHRQRIIDAMPRICAGKMAGAVGTGAALGKNFFEIQKRVMQDLELTYEPAATQVVGRDRYTECICIMANIATSLERYGTEVRNLQRSEIGEASEYFDVEKQVGSSTMAQKRNPMNSENVCGLARVIRGFVTPTFESQVLWHERDLSNSSTERFTLPHVFILLDEILKKMTWVFDGLEVHRDKMLANIESSRGLVMAEPLMMKLTEKGIGRQDAHEIIRSSAMVAEDQNRHLRDVLLERKDLKGILTEQEIIDTMDAANYVGGAREIVDKMVSAAEETIGRTAE